ACTTGCATTCGTTTCTATACCTTTTTTGGTTAATGTTACATATACGAGGTTTTTCAAGTAGCACAAACATAAATGTGTGCGTAATTTGTTTCACACCTTCTGCCTATGGCTGTTTTGTGTCGTATCCTTCTCAATGTTTCTGGTTGTGATTAACCCGTATTTTGAAATGTAATTATAACTatgatttataaattaatttcacAAAAGTTGGTAAATCCGGTTAGGGCAGCTCTTCTGCCCTGCCCCCAGCCGTTGATCTGCCAAAATTATATTAGGTcctatgatattttttatattgttaCTTGGTGTCCTTGAACAAATTCGTGTGTAAAAACTTCAAAaagtaatattaataattttcatgATATCAACGCACGGCCTCAGCTATCAGACAAATACATTTCGATAAGTACGATGAATCATGTCTTGTTTTACCTGAAAAATCAAGGGCCTGCACAAGTTGACAGAACTCATAAACTAAATTGCTCCTCTTGTCCATACCATCCCAAATCTCCACTGCCAAATGGTGAGTTTTAGAGTTTTCATCATGTTGTTTGATGGATTCATGCTCATTTATGAAGCTTAGAAGTGACAATCAATCAATCCTAAAAATTGTAAACTTCCATTTCATCCAAACTAAACCTTGTGTGAATTTGCTCATCGGATCGATTTTCTTAGAGTATCGTCCACTGTCGGGAGAAAGCTCTCTTAGTCACAGTATACGAAGAGAAGCCGAGGACAAGGTCACCATCATCGGAAAATGGGCTAGCCGGTCGTCACCACCATTATTATCGTATATATCATAATGtctcaaaacatgataaaagaGACAGATGGGATGATCGGAGAGCAGAGCTTCTCGAAAATGCCAGATAATTACGAGCAACTTCAGTAACTACCCATTCAAAAGCACCTCTTACGAATCAGGTGTTGTCATTTATAACACATGATCATATTTTTTGGTCGGAGTTCGTTGTCTCGTACCAATTCAGTTAAATGAAAATCCATTGGATGTTCTCTCGAGTTCCATGCATATATCATTCCGACGTCTCATCCGATAGTATATAGCGTAATTTGTCTCCAAATGCAAGCAATGCATGCATTGACAGATTCTCCTATCCGAAAGAAAGCCAAAACGCCGCAACTACTCCCAGTTATCTGGGAAAATGGGATTTTATAATATTCTAAAATGTTTTCTTTATTTATCTCCGAATATCATACCATATAATATGGTTATAATATAGTTAATTTAGATTAAAATGAAAACAATAATCCTATACTGAGATTTTTTATGATAAAGATACGAAACCAATCAATGATAAGGTcatataaaacaaatttatttttttatattacatTTATAAAATGTAAATTAAAaacattataattttttttgaaaaaatatattcTAAAAGCTacactttttttttataaatcgattttatttcatgaaaatattataaatttccttCAAAATATAAGATAATACCACTCATGCAATATCCACAAGCTCCAAACGATCATCAAAACAAGCAAAGCAAAGTTATCCATGGCGAGTGTCGTATTAATGCCTCCGAGATGGCCGTCTAGCTTGCCTTCATCGCGGCCAGAGGCAATCCACCTCACCAAAATAAGGAGAATAATCGGGTCCATGGCGGATGCTGAAGCTGGTGGTGTAAGTAGAAAGGAAGACATAGTCATCGTGGGGGCTGGAATTTCTGGGCTTGCTACTGCTGTTTCGCTACAAAGGTTAAAAGTTCTTCCAATTACCGCTGATTCTACTTGATTTTGGAgttagagtttttttttttctttttactaaggagttttaaattcaatttttgtttgttttgtcggttgaatggaTAATGATAGGGTGGGGATTGGGTCGGTGGTGCTGGAGCAGGCTGAGTCTCTGAGGACTGGAGGAACATCGATTACGCTTTTCAAAAATGGATGGAAAGTGTTGGATGCTCTAGGGGTGGGAAGCCAGCTGCGAAGCCAATATCTTGACGTTCAAGGGTATGCAGTAGGTTCATGGTTTCGGCCAATGGATTGCGAACTTTGCCTTACATAAATATTATCAATAAAGGGTGTGATACATTTTGAAAACACTCTAGCTTTAGGACACTATGTAAGCGACTGAATTTCTTGTTTTGACCTGGATATATATTTCAAACACTGGTTATGCCTCTCAATATCCAGCCTTTGGCCCTTCATCCTGTAATCAAGGGGTTGCCCAAACCCAAAATCTGCAAAGTTCGATAAACGATTATGTCTTTGAAAAATTGCATTTGGCTTTCTTTATTCCATTCGGTCAGGTTCAGTTTAAGGattttattacatttgattgtTCAGGTATAATTGACATGGTTAAAAACTGGTCAAAATGTGCCATGGGTCATAAAGTTCCTTGTTTCGGTCCCTGTAGCGGTGGTGTGATAATAAGTCACACTATGAAATTCAAGAGACCTGTGTGTTCATTTCAACTTCATGTTTATTCTATCCAATTTTTAGCATTGATAAATTGCATCATATTGACCCATTTCTGTcatgaaaaaattatataaattttttattgagAAATTGTTATTAGACGAGTTGTTATCGATCTTCTATTGAGGACCAGAGACAGAATTCTGAACTAGTGTAAATTGTCGATCCTGGACTATTTCATGTTGCCAGCTGTACAGGATGGTGGTGAAATCAGAAGATGGAAGGGAATTGCGATCCTTCAGTATTCAAAGATGAGGACGAAAGGTGACTCTTTTCGATGTCCTTTTCGGTTGTTTGATGCTCAAAAGTTATGTATATGACATTTGACTGTTTCCATGAAACAGTCAAGAAGTTCGAGCCGTAGAACGACGAATGCTCTTGGAGACTCTTGCTAGCCAGTTGCCACCAAAtactatttcattctcatctaaGATTAAAAATATGGAAAGAAGTGAAAAGGATGAGATCTTGCTGAAACTCGAGGATGATTCTCAGATATCTGCTAAGGTAGGTTGACTGACAAACTTCGTTCTTGATGTGTTTAGATTTGCCATGGGATAAAGATTTATGCTTAATACTGATTTTGGTCCTAAGAATAACATTGACTAGTGGATTATATGTAAGTGCTGCTATCACTGGCCATTGATCGTTGTAGCTTGTTGTAGATTGTTATTGCGTGTGATGGAACACGATCTCCAGTGGCTAAGTGGATGGGTTTTCCAGAGCCCAGTTACGTTGGACATTGTGCTATTCGTGGCATTGGAATTTACCCTGATGGGCAACCGATGGAGTCAAAAGTAAGTTATGTTTATGGCAGAGGCGTGCGTGCTGGCTATTTACCTATCTCTTCCACCAAAGTGTATTGGTTTGTCTGCTTTAACAGTCCTTCACCAGGTACGCTTATAATGGAGCTAGTTTCTAATTAAATTACAAGAAAAATTATCATATCTGCAAGTGACTAGTCTCTACCAATAGCCATAATCTTTTCATTTTGGCACCAATCAATTTACCGAAGAGGACAAGTTACGTGTATTTCCGTTGCTTCTAGTTCAAGTTGTTCACAGACCATTCAATCTGGACTTGAAATGTGCACCTCACATAGGCATTAGTCAGTTCAagccacgaagtccatggattATTTTATCCCATCATTTACTATGCTTATTACTGTTTTGTTTTGGGTTTTTTTAGTTAAATTTTCCCTCCACACCCTTGAAGAAGAAATAGCTTCTCATGACAGTTTCTTCGTAGGCGAGTTTTGTTTCAcacatttatttttttcccCGGACTACTCCATCACATATTCATAACCACGTGGAAAACTACGTAATTTGTTTGTCAATAACTATCAAATCCTTCATCTTTTCATTCTGACTTATTCTTGGTTTTAGTTGTTGCACCAACCAAATCAATTCAAAAGAATGTAGTCTTTGAATTGAGAACGGTaagctttgtattttaaagatGTAATTTTCCGAACCACATACATGATTAGTTGGAGAGTTCAATTCAACATTATTTGGGTGAGTTTAGTCGTTCAAACAACATTTCTTATCTGCATACACAGTACGCACTAAAGATTGAACTCATGCCTCCTTTTCCTGCTACCATACACTATACAGTCCCACATATCAAGATTGAAGTTGAGCTTCCTTTTTTTGCTACGATACACTACACAGCCCCatgcttaatttttttataaatgcctAATGACAGGTCCAAAAATAACCGATCCCTCCATTTTGAGGCAGGAAACTAACAAATTACTCCAAAACTGGTCCTCAGATCTTTTGGACATCATAAAATCTACTCCAGATGATATGTTCATACGAACCCCTCTGGTAGATCGTTGGTTGTGGCCTGGAATCAGCCCTCCAGCTTCAGTAGGAAATGTTGTTCTTGTTGGCGATGCATGGCATCCAATGACACCAAATCTTGGGCAAGGTGGCTGTTGTGCATTAGAAGATAGCGTGGTACTCGCCAAGAAACTTGCACAGGCCTTAAAATCTAGGACCATTTCTGTAGAAGAAGCGTTTAGGTCTTATGGAAGTGAAAGATGGCCACAAATCTTTCCATTAACCATCCGTGCAAATCTCGTGGGTGCTCTGCTGCAGCTGGATAACCCGTTTGTGTGTTATCTTCGAAACAATTTTATTCTACCTAAGCTAGTTCGGCTTGGACCAATGCTAGAACATACGAATTTCGAATTTGAGCCTCTATAATGAACACATTGATCAAGTTTTGTTGCTCGAATTAAATGCTGATTTTTACGATCAACAGAATGTatgcatcaaaataaatatattgtttACCATTCAAAAATCCAGCGTTGGATGAGAATTTGAGTGAGTTGAACTACGATGCAAGAATTATCCGCTTTAgtgaatctaactcaatctatGCCTATTTTGTCTCTTAGTGAGCATGTCTCCCAAAACAATCCTatagattttattattatttcttaAAATCGCTAGAATTCAATACCCATAAAACTTACTTTTACATGATTAATGTTTTGTTTTATACCCaatgtaattaaaaaaattcaaataaatattcaCGATGAGCAGTGATGGAGCTTGCATTAAAATACCCGTATATTATCATTATATACTGTGTCATGAAATAGGCTACTATATACTTTTGATATATTTTAGGCTCAAAAAATCAGAATAACTACTCTCTTCACATAAtacaaatcaaaatatattgttAATCAATTGCATGCTTCCTTTCCtagcatataaaacattataataaaatcaaaattatctATTGCCAGTATATTATCTGTTTTCAGCGCTATGGATCGAATTGTTTGACAAGCTAGTCCTAGCTGAGAGCTTGGTCAAGATGGGTGAAACCTAGAATTTTAACATTACAAGCGGGATTAAACAGTGGAGAACCTTCCTCGTTTCACCAGTAAACTACTACATATGAGCTTACAATGATCGATGCACAAAAATCAACGCCAAGGGCAGCTTATCTAAATACAGCTGCGACAACTTTGAATACAGGGTTGAAACATCCATGCATAGCAAATCAGCATTTTGTTACATCCATGGACTTGTGAAGTCCTGTTTCAGGCTTACCAGTTACCAATAATCGTGGCAAGAGCATTTTCCATCAAGAAAATGGTGAAATCTTGTTGTATCTCTCACAGTGATCTCCCGGCCTTCAATTGCTGAGATAAATTTTGTGGCTTCGTGGCAGTCACCACAAACTCTTAGATTCTTAAATACTTGAATCGGCGTACCCAACGGTAGTTGTATTAGCCCAAAGGCAATGGCCAATTTCTCACTGTGCCACAGAAGTAGCTGCTCTTTCTGCTCCTCTCCAACATCATGCAAAGCAGATTCAAGATCAGGCACGTATCCTGCCAACTTCATCTTCTTCTCAAGTTCGGTGAGTTTTTCATGTATGCGTTCCAGTTCAGGGTGAAGCCTATCTCCTGATCTGAACTCATGAACGACACTCTTGACCTCAATCCAGCTGTATCCAGGTGTTTTAATTACCTTATTTTCCTTCATCCATCTTCGAACTTTTGAAACACTTTCCCAGTTCTTTTTCGCAGCATAAACATTTGCAAGTTGAACATATGCAGCCGGGTTCCCAGGATCAAGACTAAGCAAGTTGTTGGCAGCAAACTCGGCAATTTCCGAGTTTTTATGTATTCTACATGCACCTAGAAGGGTTCCAAATATAGCAGAATGAGGTTCAAAAGGCATTTTCTTGATCAAATCCACAGCCTCAGTCAGCCTACCGGCCCGACCAAGAAGATCAATCATGCTAGTATAGTGGTCTGGTCTTACTGCAATTTTGTAATCCTTCTGCATTTTCTCAAAATAACGAATCCCAACTTCAACTAATCCCGCGTGATTACATGCGGATAAAATGCCCACAAAAGTGATCCAATCTGGTTTTATACCGGTATTTCTCATTTCATCAAACAAACATAGAGCCTTCCCACTGACCCCATGTTGGGCATATCCAGAAATCATAGAATTCCAAGTGACCAAATCTTTAGACGACATCTCCTGAAACAACTTCCAAGCATCTTTCAAAATCCCACATTTGCAGTACATGCTAATCAAAGAAGTCCCCACCATTGTATCCAAATACAAAGGGGACTTCTGCATAAGCTGATGCACCTGTTTCCCAAATTTTAACACCGATAAATTACTACACGCCAACAAAATGGTACTAAAACTCGATGGATTAGCTCGAATCCTTAACTCCAACATTTTCTTGAAAACTTTCAAACAATCTTCGCCTCTACCATTTTCAACATAACCTGCCATCATTGCATTCCATGTAACCAGATTCTTGTCCGGTGTTTCGAAAAACACCTTTTCTGCCAACTCAACTCTCCCACTTCTCATATATCCAGTAATTATAGCAGTCCAAGCAATGACACCTTTAACAGGAGCCTTTCCAAACAACGCTAATGCTGATTCCAAATCCCCAGTTTCTATATATCCTGAAATCATTGCATTCCATGTCACAAGATTCCTCTTTGGCATAGCGGAAAACAACTCCTTAGCTTCATTCATCCTCCCATGTTGCGACAACCCTGAAATCATGGTATTCCAAGACGCAATGTCTTTAACCAGCATTCGATCAAAGAAACCCTTTGCTTCCTCCACGTCggaattttttaaataacatGCCAACATGATATTGTACGATACAGTATCTGGCGCGGGGATTTCATCAAACAGTTGTTGGGCTTCTTTCAACATCCCCGGCCTTTTCGAAAACCCCGCTAGAATTGAATTCCAGGTGACCGTGGTTCTCATTTTCATGCTCAGAAAAACTTTCATTGCTGAATCCAAGTCCCCATACTGAATATAAGAGCTAATCATTTTGTTAAACGCGATTATTTGGTTAGACTCAAATGCACAATGGTTTAGCTCACCATAAAGTGGCGGTGATGAGGATTGAAATTGGATCGTGAAAGAATCGGATTCGGAGGGAAGTTCTTGTTGGTTTGAAGCGGCATATGCGCTTTGAATTCTTCCATAGAAGCGGGGTTTGAGATGCAGAGAAATTCTTGGCAAGACGAATGATATTTGGAGGTTCGAAGTTCTAAAATGACGACGAAACATTTGACATGTTGCATGGGTTTGTTCTTGGTAGTTCTAAAATGATAACCAAACattaaaacaaaattaatttgtAATAATTCTTTATACCATGAACAAGTTTAAATTTTGAGGGATGGATTGGGTAAGATAATTTTGATAGGACATTGAGCTataatggatatatatatatatatatatatatatatatatatatatatatatatatatatattttgatggATTAAGTTTGTGATTGAAATTATAATTCAGAGATAAATTATGATTTCACCTTTTTAATTACGTACTATGATGTACCATGTGACCAAAAaagcaacaaaatttttaaaaataagcaagaaaataaaaaaagaaaaaaatataactACTTACAAATATCATAGGGATTCAAATGCATTTTACCAAAAATGTAAGTGATCGCAAGGAAACAACAAATGGTGGGGATTGATATTGACTCAAATGCATTAATACGAATGGATTTTGCTAtttcaatatttcaaaatccaatcttttctctcttattattattataatatccAGATGGACTGGGCAAACAACTTGGTATTGCCGACAGATTATGTATTTCAGGATTCAAGATCAAGCCCTTCGCCTTGCTTGTGTACAATCTTTTCACGTTTGATTTTTGTTCGTTGAGCAACTTCAATAAACTTCTCTTTGCATTTGCCCTAAAGGGGCAATTTGATGCCAAAAACCCATCCACCAAGTGCAAGTAAGCTTCCAAATCATGGCAACAAGCTGCATCTGCATGGGGCTCTAAATACGGAGACATCTTGGTATCGACTCGGAGTTCCGTCCCGACGTGTGCGTACGCCCACGGCATACTTTTGTCGAGTGCATCTAGAAACTTTTTGGCTCCGGAACATCTCAATTTGTTGTCGAGTTCTTCGCTCACAAACATGCCAGGAACTCGTGTGATCACGTCCTGAGAATTCACGACCCTTAGGACCTTAACGTTCCTCGAGTTGAGTCTATTTGCGAAAGCTCGATTTCCAACTCGAGGGCCGCCGAAGGAGAACACGGCAATTGGAGGCATGTTAGGTGCGCATGCACTCAGCTCGTCCCCCACCAACAAAGCTAGGGCGGCACCAAGGCTGTGTCCGGTTATtgttatactaagagtttcacctttatatttttggattaatcTTTGAACTTCGTCAACTACTGATTGAGATAAACTTGGGATATGACCATTAGCACCACGAGTTTTGAATAAGCTCAAGAACCCGCATTCCACTTTGGGTAATCCtccattttcttcttcttcttgggAAATTGGAACCAATAAATCTCTCATATTTTCGGCCCATTCGAGACAAGTGGCAGTCCCACGTAAGGCGATGATGATGTCTCTCCTTCCCATCCGTTGGATCTCCCTCCGATCATCACAAACAGCGACGTACCCGGCCCAACTCGAGCGTTGGGTCATCCACCCAAGATCCGGGGCCATGTCATCGACCCATGTTGGCAACCCGATCGAAGAGGTGGAATATAGGCTCTTCGTGACCTTGTAAGATTTATCAGGAAGAGCCACGTGGCGCAGCCTTTGAGCTTCCTCCATTGACATGGACGGGTTTGAATGAAAGCAATGATACGCTGCCTGAATAAACTCCCCGAACCGGACTACTTCTCGCCGGAGATTCTCGTCCAGAGGGTCGAGTAAACCAGTCCAATCATTGCTACCGTGATACTCCCTCCACCGGATGCCAAGAATATTCCGAGGAGAATATTCCGGCGACGTGGAAAGTAGCCGCCGCAGCCTGTTTAAATGACGCGGTGACATTTCCTCCGCAGCCTTCATTGCCGGCCAAACTCGGGCCAAATTCAACCTTTCGAAGAAACCTTTAGATCGAGTTTCTAGGTGGTGTTCTTTCGGTAACGGTATTTGGTCGGGTGGTTCCTTTGGAGGCTCCGTCTGCAACAACTTTTCAAGGTTTGGAAGGTGCTTTGTGGTGATATTTTCTTGTTTTTGAGCTCGATTCTGAGGGTTTAGAGGCGAACCGGAGCATTGAAAGACGGCGCGTCTGTCCTGGAAGAGCTGGAGATTTGGCGCCGGAAGCGTGTATCCGATTTGCATTGTGTTCCGATGGAAAGGCTTAACTACTAGTCCTTAGAGAGCCGCATGCATTAAACTGGATTCAAGGGGTTTATGTAGAATAACTCTTTGTTAATTGCCCTCGGAATATCTGTAAACTACGTTTCAGCCATGtccaaactttaatattaaaaatatattcccAATCCCCTCTTTTTTATATATGAAAtgaacacaattttttttaattatattatacacTTTTTCAACCTATATTATcaactaatttttttaagaaaataatatcctcaaatataataaatcaaattattttataaaatttaatattcatgAAGAAATcattacaaaaataatttaatttatcaatattattttacaaaatTATCCTAATTTTAGTCTCATCTTTTTATTCGAAATGTTTGGCGTCTTCTTATGGGTTCAAGAAGTACAAATAGGGATGTTTCAACTCGataaaaagctcgtttgagttcgtttgttaatcatTATCAAATCAAGCTCAAGCTTGATTTCAAACTTGATAATTTGATCAAATCAAGCTCAAGCATCAAGATATTTGGCTGATGAGCTTGCAAAcatatttgtttatagactcGCGAGTTCCAACTCGggtcgtttaggtggctcgtaagcTCGAGCTTGACTCGTTTGTTGAGTTTACAAATAAAAACATTAGTACTcacaaaatttacatttttatatgttatttaaaattattttataagcTTAAACTCGAGCTCAATTGTGTATGTTTTAAGAGCTTGAAAACGAGTCGAGCTCAAGCCAATCTTATTAAACATGATAAACAAGCTATTaatgaatcaagctcgagcccgacttgattaacatgataaacgagcttcTAACGAGCTGAGCTCAAGATTTTCACGAGCTTAGTATTACGATACGATTTGATACGATTTAGTTTCTGTATTTTAGGTAAATATATCTTTGTGATTAGGAGTatctgtagtatcccgatgcctaaattgagtaattattggattaattatattctgcgagttcggaaggaacgaaccaggatcggaccgtccgaagaggttcggatcgtccgaagtgggttcggatggaccgttcggttcggtgtcagaccgagtcttgtcaacagtagaccgtgtcagggttcggatcgtccgaagacaggtggctggacacgtggaagacatgcagagttcggaacgtccgaagtggatcggatcgtccgaagtgcacaggatcggatcttccgaagtggatcggatcgtccgatcgtcgtctataaatagaggcgcgaggcttcacttttcaattaccaattccgagagttccagagcgttttagtcgtttctgatgggtttctagcttttcccgaggttcgggcactagcagggagctactggctttgtagcggagctgtgctctagttgggagctagcggcatcagtgggctgactacggacgcaggtatggttctaggttcccttgagatttggaagtatctattagtctagttaaggcttttagatgtggtttagtgatatggtatcacttggattgtaggcttgattctagggctgattactaggatctactggtttgaggtacggaagtactatccgagatatcctggttgagtatgctttactatgtgttgcatgtttatgtgttgcattattatctgacatatgatgcatggtttattatgcggcatttgcataatcatgttgggcctgtttatcttttgagatagcctgttcagagggtgctcagccctcggttgttgtggatggttggaccccgttggccgacggtggtcaggataccggtatatccacaggtttatggtatgggagccacctcctggtgcgacggcgcagagtgctacataccttgacgtcatttgcctgagcagtttttcgttatacccagaccctggtatccagtacattttgcatacatgcatgtcatagtcttgtatactcattctttcggtactgagcgttttatgctcacgtcctcggtttatctctgttttggacaccctattcgatggggcaggtctcaggttggacggtccaggagggagaggacagggagctagcaggggttgacctgtagttgctggtattttattcttgggatttagtttgatttggttgttttagtattcgtacttactgattcgatcgggctgtatatgttgttttttccgctgtttatctgattcagttttattaagttaattgcatgcttaagttctgattagtaggtgattctggaacgggtcactacatttatggtatcagagcatgcattaagattttgggatttagaactgttcttttgggtctaatctctggtgactttttgtagagatgtctggttttgacgacgatgctagtagtcatggcagcgtgggacgctggggagaccgcgacgatcgggagcgtcgtcgagagcatcgggaacgtcgtccacaccgacgagatgagcctcggagtttcagtatgcataggttcttgcagatggggccgaaacctctttcgggcggcgagactccggatgttgcggagaactggcttgagaggatggagagctg
The Primulina eburnea isolate SZY01 chromosome 5, ASM2296580v1, whole genome shotgun sequence genome window above contains:
- the LOC140832180 gene encoding pentatricopeptide repeat-containing protein At4g16835, mitochondrial — encoded protein: MFRRHFRTSNLQISFVLPRISLHLKPRFYGRIQSAYAASNQQELPSESDSFTIQFQSSSPPLYGELNHCAFESNQIIAFNKMISSYIQYGDLDSAMKVFLSMKMRTTVTWNSILAGFSKRPGMLKEAQQLFDEIPAPDTVSYNIMLACYLKNSDVEEAKGFFDRMLVKDIASWNTMISGLSQHGRMNEAKELFSAMPKRNLVTWNAMISGYIETGDLESALALFGKAPVKGVIAWTAIITGYMRSGRVELAEKVFFETPDKNLVTWNAMMAGYVENGRGEDCLKVFKKMLELRIRANPSSFSTILLACSNLSVLKFGKQVHQLMQKSPLYLDTMVGTSLISMYCKCGILKDAWKLFQEMSSKDLVTWNSMISGYAQHGVSGKALCLFDEMRNTGIKPDWITFVGILSACNHAGLVEVGIRYFEKMQKDYKIAVRPDHYTSMIDLLGRAGRLTEAVDLIKKMPFEPHSAIFGTLLGACRIHKNSEIAEFAANNLLSLDPGNPAAYVQLANVYAAKKNWESVSKVRRWMKENKVIKTPGYSWIEVKSVVHEFRSGDRLHPELERIHEKLTELEKKMKLAGYVPDLESALHDVGEEQKEQLLLWHSEKLAIAFGLIQLPLGTPIQVFKNLRVCGDCHEATKFISAIEGREITVRDTTRFHHFLDGKCSCHDYW
- the LOC140831575 gene encoding phospholipase A1-Ibeta2, chloroplastic-like gives rise to the protein MQIGYTLPAPNLQLFQDRRAVFQCSGSPLNPQNRAQKQENITTKHLPNLEKLLQTEPPKEPPDQIPLPKEHHLETRSKGFFERLNLARVWPAMKAAEEMSPRHLNRLRRLLSTSPEYSPRNILGIRWREYHGSNDWTGLLDPLDENLRREVVRFGEFIQAAYHCFHSNPSMSMEEAQRLRHVALPDKSYKVTKSLYSTSSIGLPTWVDDMAPDLGWMTQRSSWAGYVAVCDDRREIQRMGRRDIIIALRGTATCLEWAENMRDLLVPISQEEEENGGLPKVECGFLSLFKTRGANGHIPSLSQSVVDEVQRLIQKYKGETLSITITGHSLGAALALLVGDELSACAPNMPPIAVFSFGGPRVGNRAFANRLNSRNVKVLRVVNSQDVITRVPGMFVSEELDNKLRCSGAKKFLDALDKSMPWAYAHVGTELRVDTKMSPYLEPHADAACCHDLEAYLHLVDGFLASNCPFRANAKRSLLKLLNEQKSNVKRLYTSKAKGLILNPEIHNLSAIPSCLPSPSGYYNNNKREKIGF